One region of Dehalococcoidia bacterium genomic DNA includes:
- a CDS encoding radical SAM protein: MATEYREEPCKTALNRVQGMPFAWSLNPYMGCAHQCTFCYVRAFERRADRPYDGRYGASIRVKVNIPQVLRAEVARRSWKREPVAIGAATDPYQPAEGKYRLTRGCLEVLCSVRNPFSIVTRGPMIVRDIDVLQEASRRADVQVNFSVPTLHLEVWRRTEPGTAPPRQRLRALRALIDAGVKAGVGMAPILPGISDKPEMLREVVMAARDAGAAFLWANVLYLKPGTREHFLENLARDWPEMLDRYLRLYARPYVPREVAEPIQERVRLLRGEYDIADRRREPLAPAPGAEQLALFGL; this comes from the coding sequence ATGGCGACCGAGTACCGCGAGGAGCCGTGCAAGACGGCGCTCAATCGCGTCCAGGGAATGCCATTCGCATGGTCCCTTAACCCCTACATGGGCTGCGCCCACCAGTGCACGTTTTGCTACGTCCGCGCCTTCGAGCGCCGCGCGGACCGGCCCTATGACGGCCGCTACGGCGCCTCGATCCGGGTCAAGGTCAACATCCCGCAGGTCCTGCGCGCGGAGGTGGCTCGGCGCTCCTGGAAGCGCGAGCCGGTGGCGATTGGCGCGGCGACAGACCCCTACCAGCCCGCGGAGGGCAAGTACAGGCTCACCCGTGGCTGCCTGGAGGTCCTGTGCTCCGTCCGCAATCCCTTCAGCATCGTCACCCGCGGGCCCATGATCGTGCGCGACATCGATGTGCTGCAGGAAGCCTCCCGCCGGGCCGACGTGCAGGTGAACTTCTCGGTGCCGACGCTCCACCTCGAGGTGTGGCGGCGCACCGAACCGGGGACGGCCCCTCCCCGCCAGCGGCTGCGCGCCCTGCGCGCGCTGATCGATGCCGGAGTGAAGGCCGGCGTAGGGATGGCGCCGATCCTGCCGGGGATAAGCGACAAGCCGGAGATGCTGCGCGAGGTCGTAATGGCGGCAAGGGACGCCGGCGCGGCTTTCCTGTGGGCGAACGTCCTCTATCTCAAGCCGGGCACGCGCGAGCACTTCCTCGAGAACCTGGCGCGCGACTGGCCGGAGATGCTGGACCGCTACCTGCGCCTCTACGCCCGCCCCTACGTCCCCAGGGAAGTCGCGGAGCCGATACAGGAGCGAGTCCGGCTCCTGCGCGGCGAGTACGACATCGCCGACCGGCGGCGGGAGCCCCTCGCGCCCGCGCCCGGCGCGGAGCAACTGGCGCTATTCGGCCTCTAG
- a CDS encoding thiamine pyrophosphate-requiring protein, whose translation MRVANVIAEVLKREGVEFLVAYPVNALIEACAQIDIRTIIVRQERTGIHMADAYSRLNSGKKVGVFACQNGPGAENAFGGIAQAFSESVPLVFIPAGYGRHLTHVYPNFNSTLNYRNVTKWSEQVLTPAAVVEAMRRAFTQVRNGRPGPALIEVPADVWREEVPGTEDGLKYEPVRATRYAPDPADISRAAEALANAERPVIYAGQGVHYAEAWDELREFAELLEAPVTTSLEGKSAFPEDHPLSLGSGGRSLPKPVWDFLQASDLICGIGCSFSRTSYGIQFSPNKTYIHNTVDPTDLNKDIPTKYPLVGDARLTLQALTAELRERLKGRPRGKTAAIKAEIDRCRDEWLQTWSPKLNSEEVPLSPYRVIRDLMQTVDVRNTIITHDAGSPRDQLSPFWPSVTPLSYIGWGKTTQLGYGLGLAMGAKLARPDKLCINVWGDAAIGMTGMDFETAARERIPILSILLNNFSMAIELPVMPVSTEKYRSTDISGNYADFACALGGYGERVTTPDQIVPSIKRGIQATQEGRPALLEFITQKETQISSFGRG comes from the coding sequence ATGCGAGTCGCGAACGTAATCGCCGAAGTCTTGAAGCGCGAGGGCGTAGAGTTCCTCGTTGCCTATCCGGTGAACGCCTTGATCGAGGCCTGCGCCCAGATCGACATTCGCACGATCATCGTCCGGCAGGAGCGCACCGGCATCCACATGGCGGACGCCTACAGCCGCCTGAATTCGGGCAAGAAGGTCGGCGTCTTCGCCTGTCAGAACGGGCCGGGGGCAGAGAACGCCTTCGGCGGCATCGCCCAGGCCTTCTCGGAGTCCGTGCCCCTGGTCTTCATCCCCGCCGGCTACGGACGCCACCTGACGCATGTGTATCCGAACTTCAACTCCACCTTGAACTACCGCAACGTCACGAAGTGGTCGGAGCAGGTACTCACGCCGGCCGCGGTGGTCGAGGCTATGCGCCGCGCCTTCACCCAGGTCCGCAACGGCCGGCCGGGCCCCGCGCTCATCGAGGTGCCAGCCGATGTCTGGCGCGAGGAGGTCCCCGGCACCGAAGACGGCCTCAAGTACGAACCCGTGCGCGCAACCCGCTATGCCCCCGACCCGGCCGACATATCGCGCGCGGCCGAGGCGCTGGCGAACGCCGAGCGACCGGTCATCTACGCCGGCCAGGGGGTCCACTACGCCGAGGCCTGGGACGAGCTGCGCGAGTTCGCGGAGTTGCTCGAGGCGCCGGTAACGACCAGCCTGGAGGGCAAGAGCGCCTTCCCCGAAGACCACCCGTTGTCCCTCGGCTCCGGCGGGCGTTCCTTGCCGAAGCCGGTCTGGGACTTCCTCCAGGCCTCTGACCTGATCTGCGGCATTGGCTGCAGCTTCAGCCGCACGAGCTACGGCATCCAGTTTTCCCCCAACAAGACCTACATCCACAACACTGTCGACCCCACGGACTTGAACAAGGACATCCCCACGAAGTACCCGCTCGTCGGCGATGCCAGGCTGACCCTGCAGGCGCTAACCGCCGAACTGCGGGAGCGCCTGAAGGGCCGCCCGCGCGGCAAGACGGCGGCCATAAAAGCCGAAATCGACCGCTGCCGCGACGAGTGGCTGCAGACCTGGTCGCCGAAGCTGAACTCCGAGGAGGTGCCGCTTTCGCCGTACCGGGTGATCCGCGACCTCATGCAGACGGTCGACGTCCGCAACACGATCATCACGCACGACGCCGGCAGCCCGCGCGACCAACTCTCGCCCTTCTGGCCCTCCGTGACGCCGCTGAGCTACATCGGCTGGGGCAAGACCACGCAACTCGGCTACGGCCTGGGGCTGGCCATGGGCGCGAAGCTCGCCCGTCCCGACAAGCTGTGCATAAACGTCTGGGGCGACGCCGCCATCGGCATGACGGGCATGGACTTCGAAACGGCCGCGCGCGAGCGCATCCCGATCTTGTCCATCCTGCTCAACAACTTCTCCATGGCCATCGAGCTACCGGTCATGCCGGTCTCGACCGAGAAGTACCGCTCGACGGACATCAGCGGCAACTACGCGGACTTCGCCTGCGCCCTCGGCGGCTACGGCGAGCGCGTGACTACGCCCGACCAGATCGTGCCCTCGATAAAACGCGGCATCCAGGCAACGCAGGAGGGCCGCCCCGCGCTGCTGGAGTTCATCACCCAGAAGGAGACGCAGATCTCCAGCTTCGGGCGCGGCTAG